In Lolium rigidum isolate FL_2022 chromosome 7, APGP_CSIRO_Lrig_0.1, whole genome shotgun sequence, the DNA window caaatgtaTTTAAAAGTTACACAAGAAATCTTTTTTCAATCATGTATGATGATTAACTCTCATACAAATGCAATACAACACTTTGACCATCCAAACATGATGTGGCATTCAACTCACTGTCGTCGTTGTTGTTGGACACTTCATCAACGTGTTCACTGACTTATCCACTGCCATGCTCCACTCTCGCTGCTCCTCATCAATGCAACCACCGTTCTTGGAGAGCGCCAAGGACATCTCAAAGTATATGACATGCGCCAAAAGACACCACAGCATCGGCAACCGGCATGACCACCCACCTGTCCAGGTCCCCAGGTCCACCGTCGGCTAGTCAGACCATGTTGCGGTGCTCTTGTTCAGCTACAAGCAAGGCGCCAGGAGTTGGGAGACATCACATCAGCTCGTCGAGTTGCTGGAGGTGCTGCTTACCCCAAGGTTAGCCTGTGTTGGAAGCATGCAGCGACATCGACATCGACGCGTGAGGGGATTAGATAGGGAGGTGAAGAAGGCATCATCATTGCCGACGGCGGTGCCTCTGTTCGCGTGCACCAGCCTAAGACGGGTCAAAAAAGTGATGTTGCCATGCCACGCCATCGACCTCACCTGTTTCCGTCTCAGTCACTCAGCTCGCCTACTTCCACATTAGTTGATCGTTCTCGATTGGTTCCACATCGAGCGCCACATTGATTTTCGCTTGAAGCATATGCTGCCTGGATCAACCAAGCGTTTTCCTTCATCGGTAGGTTTTAATAACGTGCTAGTATGATACTCTTGTATACATGGTTTCACATCTTATTTTATATATAAAAAAGTACACcaatcatgtatttcttctatatatcttcttcaagcccatcttcactcgcggcccacctccgatccggtcaaattctggtgataacacatggttTCACATCTTATCTTATATAAAAAAAGTACACCAATCATGTGTTCATTGTGTTTTTTCTCCTGGAAGGAACATAGTTCATGAGTCAGATTTTCCGGAATTTATGTTAGCAAAACATAACACTGTACTTTTGTCTTTAGCATCATGAAAATTTATTTATTTCGGTCTGTCCCATTTCGCAGTAACAAGGCCTTTTCAAGGGGAATGGCGAGCGCTAATTGGCAGCTTACTTCAACGACCGGTCATGGCCCAACTTATTCATTTGGGCCTATACCAGTCGCATGGGCCATTAGGCCCAAGGAATGATGATAGCTCCATCATGCACCGTCGGATCAGCAGAGGCCCACTCACAAGTAAACCCTAAGCCCGTCTGCGATCCCTATTTAACCCGAACCCCTAGGGTTCCTTCCGCCTCTTCCCTCCTGCGAGACCAAACCAAagctgcggcggcgcgggcgtagaAGGCGGAGCAGCCACCGACGCCACCATGGGTAAGCGCCGGCGCTCGCCTTCTCCTCCCCTTCCCTTCCCACTACGGGCTCGTCGTGATCTCTTCCGTCGCTGCACCGAAGGCTGCTTGGTTTGCACGATGCTAATCGCCGCGGTTGCTGCTTCCCTGCAGGTATCTCCCGTGACTCCATGCACAAGCGCCGGGCCACCGGTGGGAAGATGAAGGCGTGGAGGAAGAAGCGAAAGTAATTGCGATTTCTCCCTACCCCTTTCCCTTACGATCCGTGTAGATATTTGTAGGTTGTGCGCGCAGATTAGGTTGTTTGTACTTGGGTCAGCCGTCAATAACATGTTCTTTCTGCCATGTATCTCTAGTACCAACGATTAATGTGATCTGTTATTTTGGTAGAAACGAGGCTAGCAATTAAGCTTTCAGTGTCTTCATTTGTTCGCGAGTAGTTCAGTACCCTGCAGTTATCTGTTCTTTCACACCTCTAGATCAGCCGTGAATAAAATGTTAATTCTGCTATTGATCTATACCACCAACGATTTATGTGATGTGTTCGTACTCTGATATCTGGGTAGTTCATAGGATAGTGATTAGACTTTTATCGTGGTTAGGTTGTTTGCATATGATTCGATGACCTCCAGTTTGCGTTGTAGTGTCGAAATGGTTTCTCTTTCTTGTAAGCTTACTTTGTGCTATGTTTAATAATGAATTGCTACTTCATTGCCAGTTTGCTCTAGTTCCTTGTTACTGAGGTCGTCTCCATAGCTGTAGCATGATCATTTATATTAGCACAATAGCTAGATCCCTTGATGTGTATAAATAATATTCGAAATACTGACTTATTTGGCTATTATTTTCAAAAGAAGTTATTAACTGATTATAATTAACTTCTTTAACTGTTCAAGTTACGAATGCCCTGAATAGTTCCTATCTGTATAGTATGCTTTATTTTCTTACTCAGACATGGTGTCTCATTGTTAATGGAGAATTGTATATTTTGTATTATCGTTGAGTAATTGTCCATTATGTCTATTGCCCTTGGTAGTTCAGTTTGATTTATGATTGATCTGTGTATGCATTTATTTGTGTTTTAACTATTTCGATGATTGTTTGTTATCTCAGTTTATGGAATCTAGTTTAGGAAGAATGTAGATTGCAAGAACTAAGATGTTGTTCCAAACCTTACTTTTTTGTTTTCTCACTTATATCAGGTATGAGCTCGGCCGCCAGCCAGCTAACACTAAGCTGTCCAGCAACAAGACTGTGAGGAGGGTCCGTGTCCGTGGAGGTAATGTGAAGTGGAGGGCTCTGCGCCTGGATACTGGCAACTTCTCATGGGGAAGTGAGGCTGTGACCCGCAAGACCCGTCTCCTGGATGTGGTTTACAACGCATCAAACAACGAGCTTGTTCGCACCCAGACTCTTGTGAAGAACGCCATTGTCCAAGTTGATGCTGCTCCCTTCAAGGGGTGGTATCTGACACACTATGGAGTGGACATTGGTCGCAAGAAGAAGACCACTGCTGCTGCAAAGAAGGACGCAGCTGAGGTACTAATCTTTGTTACTCATATTCTATTTATCTACCCAAGTTGACAAGATTCTGATTGCAATTGCTTGTATAATCGAAATTCTTGTTAAACAACTCTATCTGTTCATTCTATTCCGTGCCATTGAAACATATTTCTTCAATTGCTTTATTTCTTTTTCGATCTGTTAAACCACTTAAATTGTTCATTTAACACCCGTTGTGTTATATTTTGTTTATAGTCTGCCCTTGTTATGTTGCAGAAAACAAAGTTACTTCAATATTTGATATTTGCTGATAATTAAGTCTAATATATTCTCAAGTATTGGAAACATTGTTTATCATGGTTACTGATGTATTGATTATGTGATCTCATTTGTGCAGGGACAAGAGGGTGAGGTAGCTGCAGCTGCCACAGAGGAGGCAAAGAAGAGTAACAATGTCCAGCGGAAGCTGGAGAAGCGTCAGCAGGGACGCACTCTGGATGCCCACATTGAAGAGCAGTTCAGTGGTGGAAGGCTGCTGGCCTGCATCTCTTCCCGCCCTGGGCAGTGTGGCAGGGCTGATGGGTAAGTGACTGATTGCTTCAGATGTTCTTTACTCTTTGTAAAGGGAAAATGTGAAATGGCATTGAATTGTGGAAGTTTCTTACATTGTTGTCTTTGATCCATAGGTACATCCTGGAGGGCAAAGAGCTGGAGTTCTACATGAGGAAGCTCCAGAAGAAGAAGGGCAAGGGTGCCTCTGCTTAGATCACTCCTATGTGCTTTGTGGCAGGCTGCATATTTTCCCTGGGTTTTGTTAGTTGTCTCGTCTATGTTGTGTCTGCCGACGCACTGAACTCTATTTTATGCAAGTGAATCTACTCTAGCTTGGAACAACTTAGCATGTTTTGCCTGCTACTGTAACCATGATATTCGTCAATCTGTTGTGTTCCATTTACATCTGTCATTTACAACTGTCTTTTACCTTGGGTTTGCCGGTGGCTACTAAATCTTGCTAGCTTAGCTGGGTTTAGTGTTCTTCGCTCTACATTGAAATCGGGTCTACTTATCGTGTGTTTTTCCTAAGAGCCCTTGCTGGTATATTTCGTTTCTGTTGTTGCTGGGAGTTTTCCTCTGGCTGTGGATACTGTAGTACGACCCAAG includes these proteins:
- the LOC124675758 gene encoding 40S ribosomal protein S8 — encoded protein: MGISRDSMHKRRATGGKMKAWRKKRKYELGRQPANTKLSSNKTVRRVRVRGGNVKWRALRLDTGNFSWGSEAVTRKTRLLDVVYNASNNELVRTQTLVKNAIVQVDAAPFKGWYLTHYGVDIGRKKKTTAAAKKDAAEGQEGEVAAAATEEAKKSNNVQRKLEKRQQGRTLDAHIEEQFSGGRLLACISSRPGQCGRADGYILEGKELEFYMRKLQKKKGKGASA